A single genomic interval of Roseomonas gilardii subsp. gilardii harbors:
- a CDS encoding hydroxymethylglutaryl-CoA reductase, degradative, with amino-acid sequence MSSQLPNAPRNARISGFHKMSAEERLAQVAAFAGLDAAMTGQLGKAGNIDPHLADHMIENVISTISIPVGIATNVKVDGRDVLVPMATEESSVVAAVCNSARQCYDAGGFITSMSGMDMIAQIQMVGVPNPEDARIRILERKDEIAAICNDCDPMLLKLGGGFRDVEVRLIDSKSGPMVVTHIVVDTRDAMGANAVNTMAERLAPRIEAWGGGKVYLRILSNLADRRLARARAVWPVEAIGGSAVRDGMISAYHFAEADPYRASTHNKGIMNGISAVVLATGNDTRAVEAGAHTYAARKGRYTSLTSWESDQDGNLVGTIELPLAVGLIGGATKIHPTAQACLKILGVTSAEELARIMAAIGLAQNFGAMKALATVGIQQGHMSLHANNVAIAVGAVGEEVARLARILIEKKQVRQDVALAELAKLRGEK; translated from the coding sequence ATGTCGAGCCAGCTTCCCAACGCACCGCGCAACGCCCGCATCAGCGGGTTCCACAAGATGTCGGCTGAAGAGCGATTGGCTCAGGTCGCGGCCTTCGCCGGGCTCGATGCCGCCATGACGGGGCAGCTTGGCAAAGCCGGCAACATCGACCCGCATCTGGCCGACCACATGATCGAGAACGTCATCTCGACAATCAGCATCCCCGTTGGCATCGCCACGAACGTGAAAGTCGATGGTCGCGACGTGCTGGTCCCGATGGCGACCGAAGAGTCCTCGGTGGTCGCGGCGGTCTGCAACTCGGCCCGCCAGTGCTATGACGCCGGCGGCTTCATCACGTCCATGTCCGGTATGGACATGATCGCGCAGATCCAGATGGTCGGCGTTCCCAACCCCGAGGACGCCCGCATCCGCATCCTGGAGCGCAAGGATGAGATCGCCGCGATCTGTAACGATTGCGACCCCATGCTGCTCAAGCTGGGTGGTGGCTTCCGCGACGTCGAGGTCCGCCTGATCGACAGCAAGAGCGGCCCAATGGTGGTCACCCATATCGTCGTCGACACACGTGATGCCATGGGCGCCAATGCGGTCAATACGATGGCCGAGCGGCTGGCTCCGAGAATCGAGGCCTGGGGTGGCGGCAAGGTCTATCTCCGGATCCTGTCCAACCTTGCCGACCGCCGCCTGGCACGAGCACGCGCCGTCTGGCCAGTTGAGGCGATCGGTGGCTCTGCCGTGCGAGACGGCATGATCTCCGCCTACCACTTCGCCGAAGCGGACCCCTACCGTGCCTCGACCCACAACAAAGGCATCATGAATGGCATCTCCGCCGTGGTGCTGGCCACGGGCAACGATACCCGGGCCGTAGAGGCCGGCGCCCACACCTATGCCGCCCGAAAGGGACGCTACACCAGCCTGACCAGCTGGGAATCCGACCAAGATGGCAATCTCGTCGGCACGATCGAGCTACCGCTGGCCGTGGGCCTCATCGGCGGCGCAACCAAGATCCATCCTACCGCCCAGGCCTGCCTCAAAATTCTGGGTGTGACGTCAGCCGAGGAGCTTGCGCGCATCATGGCCGCCATCGGCTTGGCCCAGAACTTCGGTGCGATGAAGGCGCTGGCCACCGTCGGCATCCAGCAGGGTCATATGTCGCTGCATGCCAACAACGTGGCCATTGCGGTTGGTGCGGTCGGAGAGGAAGTGGCGAGGCTGGCGAGGATCCTGATCGAGAAGAAACAAGTCCGCCAGGACGTTGCCCTGGCCGAACTGGCCAAGCTACGTGGGGAGAAATGA
- a CDS encoding tripartite tricarboxylate transporter permease, with protein MTGDLVMEIVTAVAMGLAGAVLFSAIGLISGTDETTTLAPITLLIVLLGVPPVGVFTFWLAAAVSKHMTHAVPTALLGIPGDTLAVPLMQQATSLRNLGVPHIALRKMISGAIIAAFVAVPLAVLFAVLLAPFGAAITSAAPWIFLAAAILVAYFSPGRWSAVAALVPFVLMIVALQTLTRGYGISLSVSYFLGIAIGPLVADLFSVLSPIDRPRMLREKPRSFVLAPDVKSWGGYFPNPFRVLDPSQTAWTVATAAISSATFVFSPVAMTVMMGEVVGSRVKHAYHRLTSVLAARNGVTEATYIAEALIPLIAFGLPLSPVAAGPAAPLFNAPPVFTINSATGEIHNLHTMMSPWQFLGYGIIAVILAALIAYPFAMNYARSAAAFVSYRLSHEAIIATFVGLVLVIGVWEGGLLALMVILAVGLVGGTLYRVLGLNTGVQFMCYYAAVLTVPGIVKLIAG; from the coding sequence ATGACCGGCGACCTGGTTATGGAGATCGTGACCGCGGTTGCCATGGGTCTGGCTGGAGCGGTGCTGTTCAGTGCTATCGGCTTGATCTCAGGCACGGACGAGACGACAACCCTCGCGCCCATCACCCTGCTCATCGTGCTGCTGGGCGTCCCTCCGGTCGGTGTCTTCACGTTCTGGCTTGCCGCCGCCGTGTCCAAGCACATGACCCATGCGGTGCCGACGGCCTTGCTGGGCATTCCCGGTGACACGCTGGCGGTACCATTGATGCAGCAGGCCACCAGTCTGAGGAACCTTGGTGTTCCACACATAGCGCTACGCAAGATGATATCGGGTGCCATCATTGCCGCCTTCGTGGCAGTACCACTGGCTGTGCTCTTTGCCGTGCTGCTGGCACCTTTCGGTGCAGCTATTACAAGTGCTGCGCCCTGGATCTTCCTCGCTGCGGCGATTCTTGTCGCATACTTCTCGCCTGGCCGTTGGTCGGCTGTTGCCGCACTCGTTCCCTTCGTGCTGATGATCGTCGCGTTGCAGACACTGACCCGTGGCTACGGGATTAGCCTGTCGGTTAGCTACTTCCTTGGCATCGCCATCGGACCCCTGGTCGCCGACCTATTTTCGGTGCTGTCGCCCATCGATCGGCCACGCATGCTGCGGGAGAAGCCGCGGAGTTTCGTTCTGGCACCGGACGTGAAGTCCTGGGGTGGCTACTTCCCCAACCCGTTCCGCGTGCTCGATCCCTCGCAGACTGCCTGGACGGTCGCCACCGCTGCTATCTCCTCAGCCACTTTCGTCTTCTCGCCGGTGGCAATGACGGTGATGATGGGCGAGGTTGTAGGATCGCGCGTCAAACACGCCTATCACCGATTGACTTCGGTACTGGCGGCCCGCAACGGAGTGACCGAGGCAACCTATATCGCCGAAGCGCTCATCCCGTTGATTGCCTTCGGCCTGCCGTTATCGCCGGTTGCCGCAGGGCCAGCTGCACCACTGTTCAACGCTCCGCCGGTCTTTACCATCAACAGTGCCACGGGAGAGATCCATAACCTGCACACCATGATGTCACCCTGGCAGTTCCTCGGCTATGGCATCATCGCCGTCATTCTGGCGGCCCTGATCGCCTATCCCTTCGCAATGAACTACGCGCGAAGCGCGGCTGCCTTCGTGTCCTACAGGTTGAGCCACGAGGCCATCATCGCCACTTTCGTGGGCTTGGTACTGGTGATCGGCGTCTGGGAAGGCGGGCTTCTGGCACTGATGGTCATCCTCGCAGTGGGCTTGGTCGGCGGCACGCTGTATCGCGTGCTGGGACTGAACACCGGCGTACAGTTCATGTGCTACTACGCCGCGGTTCTTACCGTACCCGGTATCGTCAAGCTGATCGCAGGCTGA